TGAGTGAGCTGAGTTCCACTTCTCACAACCATGACCTTCCCAGGTGCCTAGGAGGCTAAGGCAGACTTTTCCACAAGCATACAAATTTGGATTAAGCCTAAGTCCTCCAGAATGATAGTATACAGTCTGCAAAAGCACCAGAACGGTTATTTCAATCAACATATGGAAATACATTACATACGAGGTTACCAAAATGTCAATACTTACAGGAGGACTTGCAGGATAACTAGCAGGAAATTGAGCATCAAAGAAGAAAAGGCCATCATGGTAGGGTGTTCCCTGAGGCCCAATCATCACAGCCCTTAGAAGGTCCATTCGATTCTCCGAGACACGAACATATATGGACGCTGCACAGAAGTCAGAAGAACAATAATTCATGTAAATAGTACAACAATGCACATTTCTAAGCTTTAGCAATTTTAACCCAGGAGAGTCAACAGTGAGCTGCAGGCTTTGTAAAAATTTGTAGGTGAAAGTAAATAATAAGACGAATTTTTTTAAAACACATTAAAAAACATTAACGATAGAGCTTTCTTCGACAAGACAACATATGCCCTCAGAAGAACTAAATTTGCACAAAATTCGAAGCAAAACTGAGTAATGTAGAAGTGGGTGGGTCAAATCAGATCCTCAATGTGCTTCAAAATTTATGTAAATCACTTGTGGGGAGCGTTTTAAGCACGTATTtatactttctttcttggaaatagCTGACCTGGTAAATCATTCTCCAGAAGTTTCCAGTCATGCTGAATTCTTTTTGTCCACTCTTTCCCTGCCTGGAGTGAAGTTAAAGAACACAATAAGTATCGAGTCAAAAAGAAGGTACAAAATAAAGCAATATGCATATGATTTTACCTTTCCAACAGGTTTATTAGCATAATGATGATCGGAGAAATCCTCAACAGTGTCAAACTGTTTGAAGAACTTGTATTTCTTACCAATTTCATCCTCTATTTCTGACATTGACTTAAAATTGCCAGGGCCGTCATTAGTTGCAGCTTTCTGCAACCATGGTACAGAAGCCTCCACACCAGGAGGCAGATCTAAATCATCAAATTTATCAGCCAGCTGCTGATTGAAATCACTTTCATCAAATTCATAGTCAGATCCTTCATTGTCATCATCGTAGCAGCCTTCATCTTCATCATCTATATAATAATCTTCTTCCTCAATTTCACCAGAGTCAAAATTCTGTAGCTCGGCTTCAGATGCTTTGAAGGAGTTACTTTCTGTACAGGATCCAACTTTATCACCGGATGATGATCCCTGTAAAATATGCCAACGTAGTTATAAGCAAACACAAAACTTTTCCACAACAAATACAAACTTGAGTCCACCAATAGTTGTAAATTTAAGTCACATATCATGATCCTTTGCTCTTCGCTGCCAGCATTAGACATTCGCTTGTGGTATTATTACTGTGATGGTACATAAATCAGGTATGAATAAGTTATCTTTCCATCCTAAGTCACCAAACAACCTTACTCCAGGTGGCTAGAATAGTCCATCACTTCACCGAGGAGCCTTGAGGTACTAGGTCCAGTCCCAGCCCCACACAAATATATTTTTCCAGCGCAGTGACACTAAAGCAAGAATTACGAGTCGAGCCGAGGTTGACACTCATAGACCAATCGTGACTAATCTAGACTACTGCTGGACTAGTCGACACGGTACTGTAGCACTCAACTTACAGTACCCAGCTACTAATACatagtatgtactccctccgtcccataatataagacgttttttgcgagctgttagcttgcaaaaacatcttatattatttgatggagggagtagtatacacTCCCTCCATTGGATATTAAGTAATTCCGGATGGAGAGAGTACTATATAGTACAGTACAGTATACGATAAAAATTGAATGCATGGGAAGTGGTTGAAGAACCTGGGGCTGTGCCAACTATTATATACAATGGCCACAGTCTTTGCTTCTCCACCAACCAAGAAGGAAGGGGAGAAATCAAACCCAGGAAGAAGGGATGGAGAGAAGGGAGAAAATACTTGGTACAACAGCACAGGAGTGCTTGCTTGCCATCGCCGGCGGATCCACGAGGAGCACAGCAGAAGAGGGGCAGATCCAAGGGAGCACAGCAGAAGAGGGGCGGATCCAAGGGAGCACAGCAGGTGAGGAGCACAACA
The sequence above is a segment of the Triticum dicoccoides isolate Atlit2015 ecotype Zavitan chromosome 1A, WEW_v2.0, whole genome shotgun sequence genome. Coding sequences within it:
- the LOC119266991 gene encoding putative ubiquitin-conjugating enzyme E2 38 isoform X2, whose protein sequence is MDASEYPHMQGGASSLSSSCRAADAAAWDAVKQQKRQRCQGSSSGDKVGSCTESNSFKASEAELQNFDSGEIEEEDYYIDDEDEGCYDDDNEGSDYEFDESDFNQQLADKFDDLDLPPGVEASVPWLQKAATNDGPGNFKSMSEIEDEIGKKYKFFKQFDTVEDFSDHHYANKPVGKAGKEWTKRIQHDWKLLENDLPASIYVRVSENRMDLLRAVMIGPQGTPYHDGLFFFDAQFPASYPASPPTVYYHSGGLRLNPNLYACGKVCLSLLGTWEGHGCEKWNSAHSTMLQVLISIQALVLNEKPYFNEPGYETYANNASGQRTALEYNDTTFQYSCRTMLYSLRRAPQHFEDLVAGHFRERGRAILAACKYYMEGNKVGSVVPDEDDEDKELESANAEGSSSGVKPKNNQVDLRAGAGVVCPASFKTNMEVLFEELLMEFNVKGADTKKFCAEKLKKSQPAAA
- the LOC119266991 gene encoding probable ubiquitin-conjugating enzyme E2 25 isoform X1, whose translation is MDASECAAPPPSSKNQPSIVFPGDFLMGSLICRRYPHMQGGASSLSSSCRAADAAAWDAVKQQKRQRCQGSSSGDKVGSCTESNSFKASEAELQNFDSGEIEEEDYYIDDEDEGCYDDDNEGSDYEFDESDFNQQLADKFDDLDLPPGVEASVPWLQKAATNDGPGNFKSMSEIEDEIGKKYKFFKQFDTVEDFSDHHYANKPVGKAGKEWTKRIQHDWKLLENDLPASIYVRVSENRMDLLRAVMIGPQGTPYHDGLFFFDAQFPASYPASPPTVYYHSGGLRLNPNLYACGKVCLSLLGTWEGHGCEKWNSAHSTMLQVLISIQALVLNEKPYFNEPGYETYANNASGQRTALEYNDTTFQYSCRTMLYSLRRAPQHFEDLVAGHFRERGRAILAACKYYMEGNKVGSVVPDEDDEDKELESANAEGSSSGVKPKNNQVDLRAGAGVVCPASFKTNMEVLFEELLMEFNVKGADTKKFCAEKLKKSQPAAA